ATGGACCATTCCAGCATTCAAGTATTTTGTAATTAAATGTACACAAGATTCTTATCAAGAAACTTTTAAATATACGATTAACGCTTATTTACCACAAAATAATTTCTCGATCGTTGGAGCGATTCAAGAATTTTATAATCCCAAAGATAATAATGGCGAATTGACGTTATACTTCCCAGTTGAAAAAATATAACGATACAGACCAAAGCCAAAAGGGGCGGGTTGATTTCAATGGACTTGGACGAACAACGAGCTTGGAGTGAAAACCATAGGGAATTAAATGAAATCATTTCAAAACCTCAAGAATATTCTCAAGCGATTCATTTATTTCTTTCACTACATGCTTGGTTACACTCTTCAGAGGTTGGAAATGAGGGTAAGCAAACACTAAAAGATGTAGTTGTTGAAAATTTAACTGAAAAAAGCTTGAGAAAGTATCCAGTAACTATCCCTAATACGAAAAATTCCATTGCATGGCACCTATGGCACATTGCACGAATTGAGGACATGACCATGAGTATTTTGGTCGCTGATGATCAACAAGTTCTTTGTGCTGGGAATTGGTTTGAAAAAATGAATACTAGATTTTTACATTCTGGTAATGAGATGAGCGAAGAGGACATTGTTGATCTAAGTTCAAGTATAAATTTTGAATCATTATTGGCATATAGAACAGCCGTCGGAAAGCACACACGACAAATAATATCGATGTTGACTCCCGGACAATTAAAAGAAAAGGTTGACCCAAAGAGAATCAAACGATTGTTTGATGAAAATGCCGTTACGCAAAATGCGAGTTGGTTAGCCGGTTATTGGAGCAAAAAAAGCATAGCTGGGCTAATGCTGATGCCTGCAACAAGACATATTTTTTTACACTTGAAAAAATGTATTCATATAAAGGATAAACTTCATAAACCAATGAAGAATCCACTCCAGAGATAAGGAATGGATTCTTCTATAATAGTTTAAGGCGTATGTTATTAAAGTTCGTATTTAATATGTTACTGGACATGGATCGATAAACCAGCGGTGTTACACGGTTTCTCTTGGATATATTCACAAAACCCATATTTTGTACATATGTATATAAAAACCCATTGGCTGTGAAATGAAAAATTTCCCCAGATTCGTCTTTTATATTTGTTCCCAAACAGTATCAGAGACCGGTTTATAATCTTCGTCTTTTTTTGGGTTTAACTTAGGTCATCTTCTTGATATATAAGTTTCCTAATTGGTAATTCAGGTGCTTCAGTCCACTCATATCGTTGTATAAAATACAAGAAATTTTCTAGACCATCCGTAGGCTCTGACAAGAACATTCGTCAAGTAACACAGACAAGTCCGCATCTGCGCAGCAGCTACGGACTTGTCTAGGTTTCTTTCTCTTATTATAGCCTAACTGAATCAAGGAATAACTATAGTGGTCTCCAGGTCTTTATAATAGGTTTTCAGTCGTTCGCCATTGGCATCCTTTAAGAGATTCAGCTTTTGATCAAACGTGCACGTATAAGGCCGGACTGTAATCGTCTTGGGCACCTGCGGGAACGTGTCGTATAGATTATCCACAGAAGCAGCGATTGGTGACACCCTGCCATTAGGATATCCCATCTGTCTCGGGCTGATGACGTGACCTTCTTCATCCACAATCTCATAGAAGACTATAGTCGGGGCATATTCACCCGTCTGCTCCGGCGCTATAGGCACCTCTCCCTTGCTGTCTATCATCAAACGGATGGTGGCCGGCGTGATGTCCAGATTTTTAACACTATAGCTGAAGGAGCCTCTGCTTGCCCCCTGGTTTGGAGTCAGATTGATTACTCCCTCTGTCACCTTCTTCACATTTGTCTGGAACTCAAACGGCTCTGCGACTTGTGCAACTGGTACACTGATATGAACCGTGAACTCATCCCCGTATTTCGCTGTGTTTTTCAGCTCATTCAGTTCCAATAATAGCGTGTTCGGCCGCCCCTCTACGTCGCCTGTTGCAGATGATCCGAACTCAACAACCTCCCCCGACGGCAAGGTTACGCTAGGAATCCCCAACAAACCTTTGGTTGATTTGTCGAAATCGTGGGTCGCGAAATCTGTGATTTGGGCAAGCACCCGTTCATCCGCAATTCCACTTCGCTCGAAACCAATGGCCATCCGGGTACCGTCATAAAATACTTCTGTAACGCTTAATGTCACCCCGTCATGCGTCACACTCAAACCGGGGGTAGTCGTCATTCCTTGTTCGGCAGCCAGCTTGAGTCCCGGATCCTCTGTGTGTTCAAATATACTGCTCAGCATCGGAATCTGCCGCAATGTGTCTGCCCACGCAGGGGAGATGAATCCTGCAGCTATTGTGCATATTCCGAGTATTACTGCGGCACCTGCAGCAGCTATTGTCTTCCTTATCAGTCCGCCTTTTGGCGTAATATTTGCCTCCGCATGCTCTATACGGTTCATAATTTGCTCACTGTAGCTCTCTACCGGCAACTGCATCTTTCCAATACTCCGGCGAATTTCCTCATCGATTAGAACTTCACTTGGAGTCTGCCACTTCTCCATGATGGTAACCTCCTTTATGCTCTTTTTGCTGAATCAGTCTCTTGCGTAGCCGTTCATATTTCTTCCGGAGAGCCGCCGATCTGCGGCCGGTAATTTGGGCGATTTCTTCAAAGCTGTATTGTTCCACCGCATGAAGAATCAACAGCCCGCTTTCCTCCGATGTGAGATTTACCAACAGGCTTTCTACCAGCGATTCGTCCTGCGATACATCCCCATTACGATTCAGATGCATTTCATAAAGGGACAGCATTCGTTTGTCGCGCTTATTTCTGCGAAGCTGATCCAGACAATGATGATAAGCTATCTTATATAGCCAAGCCGAAAAAGATATTTGCTTCTCATACCGTTCAAGCTGCTGATATACCTTCACAAAAATGTCCTGCACCGCATCCTCTGCTTCTTCACGGCTTCTCAAAAGGTAATAGCAATAGGTGTAGATCTGTTTTTCATATGCTCTGATGACAGTTGCATAGTCTTGTCGCTCACCTTGACGCACTTTATGAATCGCTGCTTCGATTAGATTTGGATTCACTTGGCCCCCGGGGTTACGTTGCTCCAAAAGAATCACCTCCGTTTCTTCTTCCAACTATATAACGAACGTCATTCATCGATTTGTGACATATATTAATACAATTTATATAAAAAAGCAGCCACTCTGGAAATTTGAGCAGCTGTTGTGAATAACTGTATGATTTTTTTTGTTATGAATTTTCCCGATGACCAATTCCTCCAAACAGTGGACAGATCCTCACATACATGATTCGCGGCAATGGATACATGTTCTTGTCCCGAGCGAAGGACAAGAACATGTATCCATAAATCAAAAAAACCGCGCCCAGCGCGGATTTCATTAAGTATATGTTCTTGTCCTCTTACACCTTTCATAGCCTAATAATCATGTTTTTTGATATAGGAACTTATATAATTATTTAATTCGAAATCTTTTGGGAAATCGATAGCTATTCGGAAAGCCCACAATTCTAATACTTTATTTCATTTGACAGCTACAACTGGCTACGAGCTCATCATACGGCGCATTAGCTTACAGATGATCCGGAAATCCGCCGGTTCGCCCGGGCGGTCCTACGTTGACAACTCCGACGAATCTTCGCCCCGTCCTCCTGCGGCGGTAACGCCACCCGCCTCACAGAACTCTCCTGATTCACCCTCGTCGGCGGCGGGCAGCTCGCTTCTATGGAAGCTATGCTTCAGTTGGTTGCGACGTTTTTCACGAAAGAAGATGACGCCTCTCTGACAGCCCGCCCGCTGCGACGCCGGCGCCCGCTTGCCGTTGTGCACACCCCGGCTCAGATGAAAAGCTACAATCTGTGTCTGTCCTACTCTCATTCAAACAATTGCTTATGCTTATTGAAAAATCGATAAAAAAATTGTACATTGACTAGCCGAGTGATTTCGGGAAATTTGAACATCAACCTCCGCAACTCATTATTATTTAAAAAAAGAACATATGAATTGACTTGTAATCACCTGATCGCCTTGCTGCGGTCATAGTTTAATTCAAGAGTCAAGTCAACATTAATTCAACAAAAAAGAGGGGTTCACCGCCCCTCTTTGCTAATTCCGCCAATACATCTCCGATTTAATTATCCTTCCGTACTAACAGTAATCATATTAAAGGAATGTCCTTAGCAACCGACTCCGTACACGGGTTCGTCATCACCCCTTGATAGAACCGACCAGAGCACCTTTGACGAAAAAACGTTGAAGGAACGGATACACGAACAGCACAGGCACGGTGGCGATGATGATCGTCGCATTTTGATCGTTTCGCCGATTTTTTGCGCTTCCCCCACGCCGGTCATCAGGCCAAGCTGCTTGATGACCAGATAGAACGGAATCATACCTCCGCTGAAGAACATCGTCACGACCACGAAAATCATCAGAACCTTATTCCACAGCACGTTACGCCTTGACAGGACGTAAGCCCCCAAAATGGTCATCGTCAAATTTAGGATGACCCCGCCGGCGACCAGCCGGATCGTGTTCCAGTAACCCGTCCAGACGGCCGGGTTGGATAAAGCACGCTCGTACGCAAATGTGACGAATCCGAGAGGCTTCCAGAGAAGCCCCCGATGGGCAAGCAGCCGATCCCCGTCGCTGAGTGAAGCGAAGAGCACATAGAGAAGCGGATATAATGTGACCGCGATGAGTATCGCCAGCAGCGTATAGACGACAACGTCCAATAAACGATCGGATAAGCGCATAGGTTCCTCCTTACCATAAACTGTTTCGGCTCAGTCTGCGGCTCAAGGCATTCGCAAACAGGAGTACGGCCAAATTAATCACGGAATTAAAGAGACCGACTGCGGAGCTAAAGCTCCAGTCGAAGTCGATCAGCCCTTTTCGATATACGAAAGTGGAGATCACATCCGCCGTCTCGTAGGTAACGGGGTTGTAGAGCAGGATGATTTTCTCGTAGCCGACCTCGAGTATGTACCCGAGCCGCAGAATCAGCATGATGATAATCGTCGGTGCAAGACCAGGCAGCGTGATGCTCCACATCTGACGCAGCCGGCTTGCGCCGTCGATGCGGGCGGCCTCGTATTGCTTCGGATCAATCGCGGTCAGCGCAGCCATGTAAATAATCGATTCCCACCCTGCCCGCTGCCAAATTTCCGACAGTACATAGACGCCCCGGAAAAGGCCGGGCTGCTGAAGCATATCCTGGCCGTCCGTTCCGCTTATAAACGTGTAGACCAGATTCACGAGCCCGCCGCTTCTGGTCAGATCCTTCACAATGCCGCAGACGACGATCAATGAAACAAAATAGGGCATGTACGAGACGGTCTGGACAACATTCCTGAAAAGGCGGCTGCGCACCTCATTGATGAGCAAGGCCAGTACGATCGGTGTTGTAAACTCAAACAACAGAGAGTAAGCGCTCAGCAGCAGCGTATTGCGCAGCAACCGCCAGAAATAATGACCATTGACGAACGCGTAAAAGTGGTCCAGGCCGACCCATTCGCTGCCCCATATGCCTTTCATCGGCGAGAAATTCTGAAAGGCAATGACCGCTCCAACCATCGGCCAATAGAAAAATACGATGTAGTAACCCACGATGGGAAGCGCCATCAGGTAAAGCAGCTTGTTGCGTTGGAAATCCGAGGCGATGCCGGGCCGCAGTATCCGGCCCTGAACTTTCTTCTGACGGGTGTCTGATGCCGGTCTTTGTTCCACGGACGAGACCCTACCTTTGCTGGAAGCGGTCATACGCGGCTTGCTGGATTTCGATGGCGCGTTTGATATTTAGCGACTCGAGCTCCTTCACGAATTCTTCATAAGCACTGATCGGTTCCGCTCCGAGAATAATCTTCAGTGTGGTCTCGTCGACGAGCGTGTTCACGTCGCTCATGATGCGCGCATACTCGCTCGAATCCTCCGCTGCGATCGTCAACGGCGGGATGACGTGCTTCAGGTTGTCGGTCTTCCAGATGTCATAGTTGTGATCCTCATTCGTGACGGCCAGGTTGTCGATCAACTCCCGGGATTCTACATAGGGACCCGGATTGACCGTATGGGTATAGAGAGCGAGCGCTTCTACGTAGGACAGCTTGTCCGGGTTGTTTGTGATCAGATTCGTCAGCTTCGGCTTGCCGTTCTCAAGTGCATAGGTTTCGCCTTCCGTACCATAGTTGAAAAAGCGGTAGCCCTCTTCCCCATACGCATAATCGAGCACCTGTACAGCGAGTTCAGGGTTTTTGCTCTTGGCGGATATTGCCGCGCTGGCTTCCGCCCCGTAAGGCCATGCCAGCTGCCCGAACTCCGGCGTATCGCCTTTCTTCAGGACCGGATAGGGCGCGAAAACGAACTTGGCATTCGGGTCCTGAGCGGCAAGGGCCTTCTCCCATCGGTCGATGCTCGCACCGGAAGATACCGTTGCCCCGGAACCTGAGGACGTCATATTGGCGTCGAGCGCCTTGCGGTCCGTCTGGGTGAAGTTTCGGTCCAGCAGCCCTTCCTTGTACCACTGGCTGATCGTTGTCAGGAACTGCTTGTATCCCGGCTGAAGCGGACCATACTGCACTTGGCCGGTGTCGTCGACATAGAAATCGCGGATGACGCCGAAGGCTCCGATGAACGCGCCGTCGAGAAAGCCCTGCAGCGGATTCGTCTGGCTGCCGAGGGAAAGCGGCGCGGCGGATCCTTTTTTCTCCTTGAAGGCTGTCAGCACGGTATGCCATTCATCGATTGTCGCGGGCGCGTCCAACTTCAATTCCGCCAGCCAATCCTTGCGCAGCACAGGTCCCGCCCACTGCTGGGTCATTCCTCCTTCCTTGAGAAAAGGGAACGCGTAGTAATCGCCGTTGTCTGTTTTCACCATCTTGTCAAGTTCCGAGTGATCCTTCAGATATTTCTTCAGATTGGGGGCATGCTGGTCTATCAAGTCGTTCAGTCTCAAAATATAACCGTCGTTCAGCGCTTTCTCCGGACCACCCGGTGCATTCAGCCAGTTATACTCGATAATGTCGGGCAGGTTGCCGGAAGAGAGCAGCGTGCTGAACGACTCCTTCGCCTGCGCGCTCGACACCTCGGCGAATTGAATCTTCACACCGGTCCGCTTCTGCCATGCCTGATAAAAGGGGACCTCCTGGATGCTCGGTTTCAGCGTGGTTGGCGACTGCAGCCAGTAGCTTAACGTCTTGTCGGTCTGGATCGGATAGACAGCAGCGCCGCTGCTCGCCCCGGTTTCCGTCGGATTGGGCGTCGACGGGTTGGAGTCGGAGCGTTCATTACCCTGGGCGCAAGCCGACAAGAACAAGAGGATGGATAGAGTCAGCAGCAGTGGGACGGATCGAATTGAATTTCTCATCATTGGAGTAGTCTCCTTCATCATATAAATTAATGTTTTCAGGGTTGGAAAGTCGGAAATAATGCAAACTTTCTTGTTAATTTCAATTCTGTTTTGCTATAATTAAATGTAACACTAGTTTAATAGTCAGATTAATGAAATGAGGTAACGCATGATCAAATTCAGAAACCAGGAGTACGCGTGCACAACTGAAATTACGCTCGGACTCATCAGCGGGAAATGGAAGATTTTGATCCTGAGCTATTTATCCCACAAGACCTGCCGTTTCAACGAATTGCAGAAGCTGATGCCCGAGACCACGCAAAAAATGCTGACCCTGCAATTGCGGGAGCTTGAGAAAGATGGGCTTATTATCCGAAAAGTGTACGCCGTTGCGCCGCCCAAGGTCGAATACATGCTCTCCGAGCTAGGCCAGCGGCTGATTCCGTTGCTAACCCAATTGTGCAAATTCGGTTCGGATTACGTTGACAGCTTTCCATTAGACGATTCCGTTCCTAGCGATCAGCACGCCTGAGAGGGACCGATGTCAGTCGGTCAACCGCACCGCCCCGTCAAACAGAAACTTCGCACCGAACCCTTTGCCCGATTCGTTGGCTGATCCGAGCGCCGATCCCGCAACACCTTCGCTGGCGACGATATTTTCCGGATATAACTTGCCCAACAGAGCCCACTGCACCAGCGGATTTCCATACGCGGCAACCGAATGAACGCCTGCCCCGGCCGTTACAAGTCCCGGCAGGACCAGGATCGAATCGGCCTCATGGACAGGCAAATCACCCGGTTCTGCACACGAAGTGTCCGGCTGCTCCGCATCGGGATTTTCCCGCTGCGGCCGGTACAAATAGCGGTGACCTCTCAGCGCCTGCCCGAGATCCACGGCGTATTCACGCTCGGGAGTCGGCAATATCAGTTGCAGTTGCACACGGCCGGAATCAGTTGCGACGGGGACGAGTCCGGCTTCGCGAATGGCTGCAAGAGACGGAGGCGAACTTGACGAACCGGTCCGCTCCGAAGGAGCGGATTCCAGCGCGCTTCGCTGCGCGGCATAATAATCGTCCAAAGCATAGTCGAATGTCGCCGGCTCCGGATAATCGGTCACGCCCGCCTTGTACGTCCAGACAGGATGCCAGCGGAGAAGGGCCTTCGAAGCGGCGATGATCGGCCTCCCGATGGAGGCGGGAAGGATCGTGCCGAGACGATATTGGAACCCGTATCCGGCGGCGGAGAGTTCCGGACTCAGCACCCGCTGGGCATAGCGAACGATCGCCTTATGCGGAATTTTTCGGGTCAACAGCACGGCCAGAAATTCGTTGCGAGCTTCTTCCAGCCATCGCAAACCTCTTTCCCGATCGGTTCCCTTGCGCTCTAGAAGCACTTCTTCCCAATTTTCGAACGGAATGAGCGCATCCCTGAGAAGGATGAGCTGATGAAGATACTCATTGAACAATTGCATCACAGCAGGACTACCGGAAGGCCCGGTTAGCAAATGGACGACGTCCGGAGTCCATAAGTGCTGGTCGCATCGGCTCCTCATGGTGAGGCGGCGGAGGGTGCGTTCTCCGTAACGCTTAAGCGCCGACGCTTGCTTATCTTCTTCCCTTGCCCAATTCGCGATGGTTTCTCCGATGCGTTTGGCCTGGTCGGACAACTCGGAACGGGAATCGTCCTCGTGTTCCGCCTTCAGCTGTTCCAGCGGCAGGACCGCCTCCCTTCCGGCCGTCGCCAGGCTTGACTGAAGATTGTCCAACAGTGCTTTTGAGTTGGCTGCGTCGCCGAGTTGGATGCCGATTGCGGCGAGAATGATCCCGGCCTCGAGCACGATGTCCTTTGCCCTGTAGACTCCTTCGGGGAGATCCCATTCCCACAGGTCCGGCAATTCTTCGACTGCATGCAAGTACTCGTTATTACGATGCAACAAAGGGTTGCTTATTCGCGCTTTAAGATCAAGGGGAGTTCCCCATGCGATACTCCAGTTTCCCGAAGTCAGTCGATATGGAATCATGCTGCACCTCGCTTTCCTTTTGCTCATTATAAAAGCAGAGGCGGGCATTTGAACAGAACGCACATTTTTGTTTCGATGGACCCGTTTGGTGCGTTAGGAACAAAATTGAAACCTCGAAAAAGGGGCAAAAATAAACGGACCTTGCCGCATCAATGCGAACAAGGCCGGTTAGTATTGCTGTTTCTTTCAAATAGGTCCGTCTTCTGGATGAGTGGCAAGGGGAACAACGATTGTTACAGCTTGTTCTACCGTTCACGTCCTCTGAAAATGATACAAATCCGTCATAGCCGCGCTGCGCCAGTCGCTATTGCAGCGTGCTGCGCTTGATCTGACTGGGCTTTACCCATCATTCCGATTATTTGCAGCAGGCTTAACAGCGCGCTGGAATAGATCGGGACCGATTTATATATAAAGCCTACTTGTAAATCACGGTATTTGTGCAGAAAGCCAATCACTGTGCGGGCTGAGAGCCGATATCCGCGTGAAATTGTTGCCGCACCAAAACCTGAAATTGGCGAGCTTCAAAGGAGGCGAACTAAGGAAGCTCGCCTCCTGAAATCTCTTATGGGACGCAGCCCTGGTTGAGCATACGTTAGTTTAACCTTTAATATGTTCTCCTTGTCATGCTGAGAAATTACGAATCTCATACATTACGAAAGTGGATTGAACGCATTACATCAAGTATCTTCCCGTGATCGACTGCTCCGCATGGATGATCTGCGCCGGTGTGCCCTCGAACACCACCTGGCCGCCCTTGCTGCCTCCGTCCGGTCCCATATCGATGATCCAATCCGCTTGGCTGATCACATCGAGATTGTGCTCGATGACGATCACCGTATTGCCTGCATCCACGAGGCGGTTCATGATCCCCAGAAGGTGACCGATATCTGACATATGTAGGCCGGTCGTCGGCTCGTCCATCACGTAGATGCTGCCCTTCTTATGCAGCTCGCTTGCCAGCTTGATGCGCTGGCATTCCCCGCCCGAGAGCGTGCTGAGCGGCTGGCCGAGTGTAATATAGTTCAGCCCCACATCACTCATCGCCTGGAGCTTGCGAACAACCTCTTTTAGCTGAAAAAAATCCAATGCCTGCTCAACAGTCATCTCCAGCACTTCTGCAATTGACTTGCCGTTCAGCTTGTATGCGAGCACCTCTTCCTTGAACCGTCTGCCTCCGCATACTTCGCATGGCAGCTTCACACTGTCGAGGAATGCAAGATCTGTATACACAACACCCAGCCCTTGGCAATTCTCGCAAGCCCCCTTGGAGTTGAAGCTGAACAAGCCTTGGCCCACCTTGTTCGCGGAAGCAAACGCCTTGCGCACATCATCCATAATGCCCGTGTAGGTCGCGGGATTCGAGCGTGTTGACACTCCTACCGCCGATTGGTCGATGACGATCGCATCCGGATGCTGGCTGAGGAATACTTCGTTAATCAGCGTACTCTTGCCCGAGCCGGCGACACCCGTAACTACTGTCAGCACTCCGGTTGGAATATCTACACTCACGTTCCGCAGGTTGTGAAGTAGGGCATCCTTGATGGACAGCTTGCCGGATGGCTGCCTGTAATCGTGCTTCAGCTGGAGCGGCCGCTTCATATGGGTGCCTGTCAGTGTACCTGCTTCCAGCAGGCCTTGGAAGCTCCCTTCATACACGATGGTACCGCCTCGGCTGCCGGCGTGAGGCCCGACATCGACGATATGATCCGCCAACTTGATCACATCGGGATCATGCTCAACGACGATCACGGTATTGCCTTTGTCGCGCAGCTTCTGAAGCAACCCATTTAACCGGTGTACATCACGGGGGTGCAAGCCAACGCTGGGTTCATCGAAGATGTAAGTGACATCCACCAGACTGCCGCTCAGGTGCTTCACCATCTTGACGCGCTGCGACTCGCCGCCGGACAATGTATCCGTCTCACGGTCCAGCGTCAAGTAGTCAAGTCCGATATCCACCAGATGCTGCAGCCGCTCCGTCAGCGACTTGACGACCGGCGCGGCGATCGCGTCGTCAATCTCCCGAATGACGCGAATGAGCTGTGCGATCTCCATGGAGGACAGCTCCGCAATGTTGAGTCCATTGATCCTGCAGTTGAGCGCAGCCTGACTGAGTCTCGCGCCGCGGCAGCTGGAGCACTGACCCTCGGAGATGTACGGTGCAACCGCTCGTTGTGTGCGCTCGGACATCGTTTTCACATCCCGCTTGATGTACTTGTTGGTGAACTTCTCGATGATGCCTTCCACTGTAATATTCACTGCCTTCCCGCCGAACTGCATCTCCACCTTCCTCGCCTTGCCGTACAGAAGTTCCTCCAGCTCCTCACCCGAATAATCGCTCAACTTCTTGCCTGGATCGAAGAACCCCGACTGCACGATCATCGTCCAATCCCAGCTGTCCACCTTATAGTCCGGCAGCATGATTGCACCTTCATTCAACGACTTTGACTTGTCCATCGCCTTGCTCATGTCAATGCCCAGCCTGCGGCCGATCCCGCTGCACTCGGGACACATGCCTTGCGGATCGTTAAACGAGAACATGTTCGCTTGTCCAACATAGGGCTGACCCACTCGGGAGAAGAGAAGACGGAGAATGGGAGAGATATCGGTAATCGTGCCCATCGTGGAATGGGAACCGCCGCCCAGCCGCTTCTGATCCACAATAACAGCCATGCTCAGGTTCTCGATCGCGTCCGTATCCGGCTGCGGATAGCGGGGCAGGAAAGTCCGCACGAACATGCTAAAGTTCTCATTCAGCAATCGCGTGGATTCTGCGGCGATCGTATCGAAGAC
This region of Paenibacillus sp. URB8-2 genomic DNA includes:
- a CDS encoding DUF4179 domain-containing protein, whose translation is MEKWQTPSEVLIDEEIRRSIGKMQLPVESYSEQIMNRIEHAEANITPKGGLIRKTIAAAGAAVILGICTIAAGFISPAWADTLRQIPMLSSIFEHTEDPGLKLAAEQGMTTTPGLSVTHDGVTLSVTEVFYDGTRMAIGFERSGIADERVLAQITDFATHDFDKSTKGLLGIPSVTLPSGEVVEFGSSATGDVEGRPNTLLLELNELKNTAKYGDEFTVHISVPVAQVAEPFEFQTNVKKVTEGVINLTPNQGASRGSFSYSVKNLDITPATIRLMIDSKGEVPIAPEQTGEYAPTIVFYEIVDEEGHVISPRQMGYPNGRVSPIAASVDNLYDTFPQVPKTITVRPYTCTFDQKLNLLKDANGERLKTYYKDLETTIVIP
- a CDS encoding extracellular solute-binding protein — its product is MMRNSIRSVPLLLTLSILLFLSACAQGNERSDSNPSTPNPTETGASSGAAVYPIQTDKTLSYWLQSPTTLKPSIQEVPFYQAWQKRTGVKIQFAEVSSAQAKESFSTLLSSGNLPDIIEYNWLNAPGGPEKALNDGYILRLNDLIDQHAPNLKKYLKDHSELDKMVKTDNGDYYAFPFLKEGGMTQQWAGPVLRKDWLAELKLDAPATIDEWHTVLTAFKEKKGSAAPLSLGSQTNPLQGFLDGAFIGAFGVIRDFYVDDTGQVQYGPLQPGYKQFLTTISQWYKEGLLDRNFTQTDRKALDANMTSSGSGATVSSGASIDRWEKALAAQDPNAKFVFAPYPVLKKGDTPEFGQLAWPYGAEASAAISAKSKNPELAVQVLDYAYGEEGYRFFNYGTEGETYALENGKPKLTNLITNNPDKLSYVEALALYTHTVNPGPYVESRELIDNLAVTNEDHNYDIWKTDNLKHVIPPLTIAAEDSSEYARIMSDVNTLVDETTLKIILGAEPISAYEEFVKELESLNIKRAIEIQQAAYDRFQQR
- a CDS encoding DinB family protein; the protein is MDLDEQRAWSENHRELNEIISKPQEYSQAIHLFLSLHAWLHSSEVGNEGKQTLKDVVVENLTEKSLRKYPVTIPNTKNSIAWHLWHIARIEDMTMSILVADDQQVLCAGNWFEKMNTRFLHSGNEMSEEDIVDLSSSINFESLLAYRTAVGKHTRQIISMLTPGQLKEKVDPKRIKRLFDENAVTQNASWLAGYWSKKSIAGLMLMPATRHIFLHLKKCIHIKDKLHKPMKNPLQR
- a CDS encoding RNA polymerase sigma factor translates to MEQRNPGGQVNPNLIEAAIHKVRQGERQDYATVIRAYEKQIYTYCYYLLRSREEAEDAVQDIFVKVYQQLERYEKQISFSAWLYKIAYHHCLDQLRRNKRDKRMLSLYEMHLNRNGDVSQDESLVESLLVNLTSEESGLLILHAVEQYSFEEIAQITGRRSAALRKKYERLRKRLIQQKEHKGGYHHGEVADSK
- a CDS encoding winged helix-turn-helix transcriptional regulator, with translation MIKFRNQEYACTTEITLGLISGKWKILILSYLSHKTCRFNELQKLMPETTQKMLTLQLRELEKDGLIIRKVYAVAPPKVEYMLSELGQRLIPLLTQLCKFGSDYVDSFPLDDSVPSDQHA
- a CDS encoding ATP-binding cassette domain-containing protein — encoded protein: MSESNQEYIVISGARENNLKNVSLRIPKRKITIFTGVSGSGKSSIVFDTIAAESTRLLNENFSMFVRTFLPRYPQPDTDAIENLSMAVIVDQKRLGGGSHSTMGTITDISPILRLLFSRVGQPYVGQANMFSFNDPQGMCPECSGIGRRLGIDMSKAMDKSKSLNEGAIMLPDYKVDSWDWTMIVQSGFFDPGKKLSDYSGEELEELLYGKARKVEMQFGGKAVNITVEGIIEKFTNKYIKRDVKTMSERTQRAVAPYISEGQCSSCRGARLSQAALNCRINGLNIAELSSMEIAQLIRVIREIDDAIAAPVVKSLTERLQHLVDIGLDYLTLDRETDTLSGGESQRVKMVKHLSGSLVDVTYIFDEPSVGLHPRDVHRLNGLLQKLRDKGNTVIVVEHDPDVIKLADHIVDVGPHAGSRGGTIVYEGSFQGLLEAGTLTGTHMKRPLQLKHDYRQPSGKLSIKDALLHNLRNVSVDIPTGVLTVVTGVAGSGKSTLINEVFLSQHPDAIVIDQSAVGVSTRSNPATYTGIMDDVRKAFASANKVGQGLFSFNSKGACENCQGLGVVYTDLAFLDSVKLPCEVCGGRRFKEEVLAYKLNGKSIAEVLEMTVEQALDFFQLKEVVRKLQAMSDVGLNYITLGQPLSTLSGGECQRIKLASELHKKGSIYVMDEPTTGLHMSDIGHLLGIMNRLVDAGNTVIVIEHNLDVISQADWIIDMGPDGGSKGGQVVFEGTPAQIIHAEQSITGRYLM
- a CDS encoding ABC transporter permease, whose protein sequence is MALPIVGYYIVFFYWPMVGAVIAFQNFSPMKGIWGSEWVGLDHFYAFVNGHYFWRLLRNTLLLSAYSLLFEFTTPIVLALLINEVRSRLFRNVVQTVSYMPYFVSLIVVCGIVKDLTRSGGLVNLVYTFISGTDGQDMLQQPGLFRGVYVLSEIWQRAGWESIIYMAALTAIDPKQYEAARIDGASRLRQMWSITLPGLAPTIIIMLILRLGYILEVGYEKIILLYNPVTYETADVISTFVYRKGLIDFDWSFSSAVGLFNSVINLAVLLFANALSRRLSRNSLW